Proteins encoded by one window of Clostridium perfringens:
- a CDS encoding potassium/proton antiporter has protein sequence MVNLMILSGIVLLTCIISSKIFYKWGVPVLLVFIIIGMLFGSDGIGGIYFDNYNITYSLSSIALVFIMFYGGFCTEWKKARSVAIPSIMLSTLGVIITAGLTGLFCHFVLKTSIFEGLLLGCIVASTDAASVISILRSRNLKLKNNIDTLVEFESGSNDPTAYMLTSVMLIFITSNESVGIGLLGMIFKQIVFGVTVGLFLSKLAVFILRKVEFEIEGLYPIFTITVAILAYSISEFLGGNGYLSVFIAGIVMGNSKIPHKKSLNHFFDGLSWIMQIILFFMLGLLAFPSQLPSIAFEGIAISIFLILVGRPIAVFTILSWFKVPIKEQMFISWVGLRGAGSLVFAIYAITKTSAIENDIFHIIFFIALFSVAIQGTLIPWFAKKLDLICYEDDNHEDNMKNNIKDYIFEVKVGENNKVVNKAIMDSEIPDEILIVMIKRDNKVVIPKGFTIIKPNDTLVLTSENNEIMNSFLDEIR, from the coding sequence ATGGTTAATCTAATGATACTAAGTGGTATAGTACTACTTACATGTATAATATCTAGTAAAATTTTCTATAAATGGGGTGTGCCTGTACTTTTAGTATTTATTATAATAGGAATGTTATTTGGATCTGATGGAATTGGTGGTATATATTTTGATAACTATAATATTACTTATTCTTTATCATCTATAGCGTTAGTATTTATAATGTTTTATGGTGGTTTTTGTACTGAATGGAAAAAAGCAAGGTCTGTAGCTATACCTTCAATTATGTTATCTACACTAGGTGTTATAATAACAGCAGGACTTACAGGATTGTTTTGTCATTTTGTATTAAAAACAAGTATATTTGAGGGTTTATTATTAGGATGTATTGTTGCTTCTACAGATGCTGCTTCAGTTATATCTATTCTTCGTTCAAGGAATTTAAAATTAAAAAATAATATTGATACATTAGTAGAGTTTGAAAGTGGTAGTAATGATCCAACGGCATACATGCTGACAAGTGTTATGTTAATTTTTATTACTAGTAATGAATCAGTAGGTATTGGTCTTTTAGGAATGATTTTTAAACAAATAGTTTTTGGAGTGACAGTAGGATTATTTCTATCAAAACTTGCAGTTTTTATATTAAGAAAAGTGGAATTTGAAATTGAGGGTTTATATCCTATTTTTACTATAACTGTAGCTATTTTAGCTTATTCAATAAGTGAATTCTTAGGTGGAAATGGTTATTTAAGTGTATTTATTGCTGGTATAGTAATGGGAAATTCAAAAATACCTCATAAGAAGAGTTTGAATCATTTTTTTGATGGATTATCATGGATAATGCAAATAATTTTATTTTTCATGTTAGGACTTTTAGCCTTTCCATCACAATTACCAAGCATAGCATTTGAGGGAATAGCTATTTCAATATTTTTAATATTAGTAGGCAGACCTATAGCAGTCTTTACTATATTAAGTTGGTTTAAAGTTCCAATTAAAGAGCAGATGTTTATATCTTGGGTTGGACTTAGAGGGGCAGGTTCATTAGTTTTTGCAATATATGCAATTACTAAGACCTCAGCTATTGAAAATGATATTTTTCATATTATATTTTTTATAGCATTATTCTCAGTAGCAATTCAGGGAACGTTAATACCTTGGTTTGCAAAGAAGCTAGATTTAATATGTTATGAAGATGATAACCATGAAGATAATATGAAAAATAATATAAAAGATTACATTTTTGAAGTTAAAGTTGGAGAAAATAATAAGGTTGTAAATAAAGCTATTATGGATTCAGAAATTCCAGATGAGATTTTAATTGTTATGATAAAAAGAGATAATAAAGTTGTTATTCCAAAAGGTTTTACAATAATTAAGCCTAATGATACTTTGGTTTTAACAAGTGAGAATAACGAAATTATGAATAGCTTTTTAGATGAAATAAGATAA
- a CDS encoding TRM11 family SAM-dependent methyltransferase codes for MSKYAILANPGHNRIYFDTALKIAVSELQAIADAYDMEIKEIGEGNLGLPASICFSTNRELKEEDFKALSFSSIYYALFEIVEGNLLRPISVPDFHTFPESMVQILKYNGKTNEQFTRLMVNLALSACKTGSKKITLLDPMCGKGTTLYEGFIRGFDVKGIEINEQWTQEIQTYVVRFLKEGKFKHKVEKSKVSDSKKKKIANVFNLTAAAEKNAFNSGDVQSFQLFNSDTRKADLLIKKKSCDIIISDLPYGVQHGSKNDRNSLMERSPLGLLKEAIPAWHNALKTKGSLVLSYNEFTMKYDEVAIALEENGFKVLDETSYHNYLHRVDQSINRNLIVAVKA; via the coding sequence ATGAGCAAATATGCGATACTTGCAAATCCAGGTCATAATCGTATTTATTTTGATACAGCGCTTAAGATTGCAGTTTCAGAATTACAAGCAATTGCAGATGCTTATGATATGGAGATAAAGGAGATTGGAGAAGGGAATTTAGGTCTTCCAGCATCAATATGCTTTAGTACTAATAGAGAGCTTAAGGAAGAAGACTTTAAAGCATTAAGTTTTTCATCAATTTATTATGCCTTATTTGAAATAGTAGAGGGAAATCTTTTAAGACCTATTAGTGTCCCAGATTTTCATACATTCCCTGAAAGTATGGTTCAAATATTAAAATATAATGGAAAGACAAATGAGCAATTTACTAGACTTATGGTAAATTTAGCTTTAAGTGCTTGTAAAACAGGAAGTAAAAAGATAACTTTATTAGATCCTATGTGTGGTAAAGGTACAACTTTATATGAAGGATTCATAAGAGGGTTTGATGTTAAAGGAATAGAGATAAATGAGCAATGGACTCAAGAGATTCAAACTTATGTTGTTAGATTTTTAAAAGAAGGAAAGTTTAAGCATAAAGTTGAAAAATCTAAGGTGTCAGATTCTAAAAAGAAGAAAATAGCTAATGTGTTTAATTTAACTGCCGCAGCAGAAAAGAATGCTTTTAATTCAGGAGATGTTCAATCATTCCAGTTATTTAATTCAGATACTAGAAAAGCAGATCTTCTTATTAAGAAAAAATCTTGTGATATTATAATATCTGATTTACCTTATGGGGTTCAGCATGGAAGTAAGAATGATAGAAATTCTCTTATGGAAAGAAGTCCACTAGGGCTTTTAAAAGAAGCGATTCCAGCATGGCATAATGCATTAAAAACTAAAGGAAGTTTAGTACTTTCATACAATGAATTTACTATGAAATATGATGAGGTAGCTATTGCTTTAGAGGAAAATGGATTTAAAGTTCTTGATGAAACATCTTATCATAATTATTTACATAGAGTAGATCAATCAATAAATAGAAATTTAATAGTAGCTGTAAAAGCTTAA
- a CDS encoding zinc ribbon domain-containing protein YjdM, with product MDKLPNCPKCNSEYTYEDGSLLVCPECAYEWTPGSENADEDVLVVKDSNGNILQDGDTVTIIKDLKVKGASSALKKGTKVKNIRLVEGDHNIDCKIDGFGAMSLKSEFVKKI from the coding sequence ATGGATAAATTACCAAATTGCCCTAAATGTAATTCAGAATACACTTATGAAGATGGAAGTCTTTTAGTTTGCCCAGAATGTGCTTATGAGTGGACTCCAGGAAGTGAAAATGCAGATGAGGATGTATTAGTAGTTAAAGACTCAAACGGAAATATACTTCAAGATGGAGATACTGTAACTATAATAAAAGACCTTAAAGTAAAAGGTGCTTCATCAGCTTTAAAAAAGGGTACAAAAGTTAAGAACATACGTCTAGTTGAAGGAGATCACAACATAGATTGTAAAATAGATGGATTTGGAGCTATGAGCTTAAAATCAGAATTCGTTAAAAAAATTTAA
- a CDS encoding YhgE/Pip domain-containing protein: MKWSNILKVFKRDVKAIIKNPIALLIIGGICFIPSLYAWVNIAACWDPYENTSSVPIAVVNNDKGASFNGKEMNIGNEVIDELKNNHAIGWKFVDTKKADRGLIDGTYYAMIEIPEDFSEDLTSVLSENPTKPEIIYKVNTKANPVAGKITGVAQSTLVNQITSNFITTVNETAFSSLNDLGYDVDKNKDNIIKLKNSIIAIDKNMSAIKNMLNNINSNSSNLSTYLKEVQSTMPSITSGLNNISQNAQNTGSLINTSKESLNSTFDNIRLNLSESQTSLDKVQSNLDDLSSMANDASSAKINALISKSINEIDKVDNSVTAVINFLDAINKKIANEKIANMITSLKNVQNSLAEEKTKLNDLQSKVNSGQNVDKGLLSSISDLTKKIEGQVDNSLNRFDNDTRPALNTIADGLVTATKGASDLLGKANGLVDQINNLLSTANQGSQLANSTSEKLKNSLEEFSGVISELSSKLQDVSDDDLGKIVGILQSNPEFMGDFIANPFNIEVDAIYKVANYGSGMAPIYSVLALWVGSLILISLLKTESAEFEGSENINLRERHFGKMLTFVSLGILQGFIVAFGDKFLLGVQTVNTALLIFVSMFASAVFTIIVFTLMSVFGNLGKALAIILMVLQLAGSGGSYPIQVDPLFFRIIQPTFPFTYAISGYREAIAGPLVSTVILDFAILTIMGLVFILLGYLLKGPLNPRVRKFEDMFEESGIAE; this comes from the coding sequence ATGAAGTGGAGTAACATTTTAAAAGTGTTTAAGAGAGATGTGAAAGCAATAATAAAAAATCCGATAGCACTTTTAATAATAGGTGGAATATGCTTTATACCATCACTTTACGCATGGGTAAATATAGCGGCATGTTGGGATCCTTATGAAAATACTAGCAGCGTTCCCATTGCTGTAGTAAATAATGATAAAGGGGCTTCATTCAATGGGAAAGAAATGAACATAGGTAATGAAGTGATTGATGAATTAAAGAATAATCATGCCATTGGGTGGAAATTTGTTGATACGAAAAAAGCAGATAGGGGATTAATAGATGGTACCTATTATGCAATGATAGAGATTCCAGAAGATTTTTCTGAAGACTTAACTAGTGTTTTATCTGAAAATCCTACAAAGCCTGAAATAATATACAAGGTTAACACAAAAGCTAACCCTGTTGCAGGTAAAATAACAGGAGTTGCACAAAGTACTCTTGTAAATCAAATAACATCAAATTTTATAACTACTGTTAATGAGACAGCATTTTCTTCATTAAATGATTTAGGATATGATGTAGATAAAAATAAAGATAATATTATTAAGTTAAAAAATTCTATAATAGCTATAGATAAAAATATGAGTGCTATTAAAAATATGCTTAACAATATAAATAGTAACTCATCAAATTTAAGCACATATTTAAAAGAAGTTCAAAGTACCATGCCATCAATAACAAGTGGTTTAAATAATATATCTCAGAATGCTCAGAATACTGGTAGTTTAATAAATACTTCTAAAGAATCTTTAAATAGTACCTTTGATAATATAAGGTTAAACTTAAGTGAATCACAAACATCATTAGATAAGGTACAAAGTAATTTAGATGATTTATCTTCAATGGCTAATGATGCAAGTTCTGCTAAGATTAATGCACTAATAAGTAAATCTATTAATGAAATAGATAAAGTTGATAATAGTGTTACAGCTGTAATTAACTTTTTAGATGCTATTAATAAAAAAATTGCTAATGAAAAGATAGCTAATATGATAACTTCATTAAAAAATGTTCAAAATTCCTTAGCAGAAGAGAAAACTAAGCTTAATGATTTACAAAGCAAAGTTAATAGTGGTCAAAATGTAGATAAAGGACTTCTTAGTTCAATAAGTGATTTAACTAAGAAAATAGAAGGGCAAGTAGATAATTCTTTAAATAGATTTGATAATGATACAAGACCGGCTTTAAATACAATTGCTGATGGACTTGTTACTGCTACTAAAGGGGCATCAGATTTATTAGGAAAAGCAAATGGTTTAGTTGATCAAATAAATAATTTATTAAGTACAGCTAATCAAGGATCTCAGCTTGCAAATTCAACATCAGAAAAATTAAAAAATAGTTTAGAAGAATTTTCAGGTGTTATAAGTGAATTAAGTTCAAAACTTCAAGATGTTAGTGATGATGATCTTGGAAAAATAGTTGGAATACTACAAAGTAATCCAGAATTTATGGGAGATTTTATTGCAAATCCATTTAATATAGAGGTAGATGCAATATACAAAGTAGCTAACTATGGCTCAGGAATGGCGCCAATATATTCAGTATTAGCCCTATGGGTTGGTTCATTAATATTAATATCATTATTAAAAACAGAGTCAGCTGAATTTGAAGGTAGTGAGAATATAAATTTAAGAGAAAGACATTTTGGAAAGATGTTAACTTTCGTAAGCTTAGGAATACTACAAGGGTTCATAGTAGCCTTTGGGGATAAGTTCCTTTTAGGAGTTCAAACAGTAAATACAGCATTATTAATTTTTGTATCAATGTTTGCTTCAGCTGTGTTCACTATAATTGTATTTACGCTTATGTCTGTCTTTGGAAACCTAGGTAAAGCCTTAGCTATTATACTTATGGTTTTACAATTAGCAGGTAGTGGTGGATCATATCCTATACAAGTAGATCCATTATTCTTTAGAATAATTCAACCAACTTTCCCATTTACTTATGCTATATCAGGGTATAGGGAAGCTATAGCAGGACCTTTAGTAAGTACTGTGATTTTAGATTTTGCTATTTTAACCATAATGGGATTGGTATTTATACTTCTAGGATATTTATTAAAAGGACCTTTAAATCCTAGGGTTAGAAAATTTGAAGACATGTTTGAAGAATCTGGAATAGCAGAATAA
- a CDS encoding YhgE/Pip family protein, giving the protein MKKIFKVFRRDLRNIRKNPAALAIVIGLCIIPSLYAWINIKACWDPYVNTGNLPVAVVNNDKGAEVNGKEINVGKEVIDELKKNDAIGWQFVDAWQGNYGLNEGKYYAMIEIPSDFSEGLTSLITGSPQKPDIIYKVNEKSNAIANKITNVAKNKVTDEIKSNFVDTVNKEAFDILNQLGGKLETNKPEILKVRDTLQSANSSLKEIQDFVQKANGDSKSLSSYLSSVRNDLPKVTDQINNLQTTVEASKSLINSTQQTVNAVSNSFSSDVVTMQSTNQELQSLLSKLKELNNAMDTTKMVETVDKLVKLTDSLNKSIDNNLKALEKINSVIPNNKIGNLINKLNTAKDLVSKEREQLVALKTALSNNESKENIANAIESVSTISTETSSALINVSNTFYNDGAPALNTIGNSLKGGLDTANSVLETTKVVVPQLNALTTFGIASSDVASQQADQVTSKLSEFQDAISQLIEKTSGLTEENLNNLIDLMSKNPEEIASFISSPITVKEEQVYDAGIFGVGLTPFYTTLAIWVGSLLLTSLLTAECEDFEDGTKLNLIQKHFGKMLLFLTISLIQTVIVVLGDIYILGVNPANMPLMFGFAIVSSIVFTVMIFTLVSLFGNIGKAIAIVIMVFQVAGAGGIYPIQTNPKIFEVLQPLWPFTYSIDGFREAIAGPIWNSVSKDMKALGIFLLIFLLLCILKKPFHRLTEFVEHKFRESGL; this is encoded by the coding sequence ATGAAGAAAATTTTTAAAGTCTTTCGAAGAGATTTAAGAAATATAAGGAAAAATCCAGCGGCTTTAGCAATAGTCATTGGTTTATGTATAATACCATCTCTTTATGCTTGGATTAACATTAAGGCATGTTGGGACCCTTATGTTAATACAGGGAATTTACCAGTTGCCGTTGTCAATAATGACAAGGGCGCTGAGGTAAATGGTAAAGAGATAAATGTAGGTAAGGAAGTAATTGATGAACTTAAAAAGAATGATGCTATAGGATGGCAGTTTGTAGATGCATGGCAAGGAAATTATGGATTAAATGAAGGTAAGTATTATGCAATGATTGAAATACCTTCAGATTTCTCAGAGGGATTAACAAGTTTAATTACAGGAAGTCCTCAAAAGCCGGATATAATTTATAAAGTAAATGAAAAATCTAATGCTATAGCAAACAAAATAACAAATGTTGCAAAGAATAAAGTTACAGATGAAATAAAATCTAACTTTGTTGATACTGTAAATAAAGAAGCTTTTGATATTTTAAATCAATTAGGTGGAAAGTTAGAAACTAATAAACCAGAAATATTAAAGGTGAGAGATACATTACAAAGTGCTAATAGTAGTTTAAAGGAAATTCAAGATTTTGTTCAAAAAGCTAATGGAGATTCAAAAAGTTTAAGTAGTTATCTTTCTAGTGTAAGAAATGATTTACCAAAGGTAACAGATCAAATAAATAATTTACAAACTACTGTTGAGGCAAGTAAAAGTTTAATAAATTCAACACAACAAACAGTTAACGCTGTATCAAATAGTTTTAGCAGTGATGTTGTAACAATGCAATCAACAAACCAGGAATTACAAAGTTTACTTTCAAAGCTTAAAGAATTAAATAATGCTATGGATACAACTAAGATGGTTGAAACTGTAGATAAGTTAGTAAAATTAACAGATTCATTAAATAAAAGTATAGATAATAATCTTAAAGCTTTAGAAAAAATAAATTCCGTAATACCAAATAATAAAATAGGCAATTTAATAAATAAGTTAAATACTGCAAAAGATTTAGTATCTAAAGAAAGAGAACAATTAGTTGCTTTAAAAACAGCATTATCAAACAATGAAAGTAAGGAAAATATAGCTAATGCTATAGAGTCTGTTTCTACAATAAGTACTGAAACAAGCTCAGCTTTAATAAATGTTTCAAATACTTTTTATAATGATGGAGCACCAGCTTTAAATACTATTGGAAATTCATTAAAAGGTGGATTAGATACAGCAAACTCAGTATTAGAAACAACAAAGGTAGTTGTTCCACAGTTAAATGCTTTAACTACTTTTGGTATAGCTAGTAGTGATGTAGCTAGTCAACAAGCTGATCAAGTAACAAGTAAACTTAGTGAGTTCCAAGATGCAATTAGTCAATTAATAGAAAAAACTTCAGGATTAACTGAGGAGAATTTAAATAACCTAATAGATTTAATGAGTAAGAATCCAGAAGAAATAGCATCATTTATATCCTCTCCTATAACAGTAAAAGAGGAGCAAGTTTATGATGCAGGAATATTTGGAGTAGGACTTACACCATTTTATACAACTTTAGCAATTTGGGTTGGTTCATTATTACTTACATCATTATTAACAGCAGAGTGTGAGGATTTTGAAGATGGAACAAAATTAAATCTTATCCAAAAGCATTTTGGTAAAATGTTATTATTCTTGACTATATCATTAATTCAAACAGTAATAGTAGTTTTAGGGGATATATATATATTAGGAGTAAATCCTGCAAATATGCCATTGATGTTTGGATTTGCAATAGTTAGTTCTATTGTATTTACGGTAATGATATTTACTTTAGTATCCTTATTTGGAAACATAGGTAAAGCAATAGCCATTGTTATAATGGTATTCCAAGTAGCAGGTGCTGGAGGAATTTATCCAATACAAACAAATCCAAAAATATTTGAGGTTCTACAACCTTTATGGCCATTTACTTATTCTATAGATGGATTTAGAGAAGCTATAGCTGGTCCAATATGGAATTCTGTATCTAAGGATATGAAAGCTTTAGGAATATTCTTATTAATATTCTTATTACTATGTATTCTTAAAAAGCCATTCCATAGACTTACTGAGTTTGTAGAGCATAAATTTAGAGAATCAGGATTATAA
- a CDS encoding N-6 DNA methylase, with the protein MGRKEKNLYKAVDIKHKEIIDVREIGYYATPQFVARYIGKRIIDINGKGKTLFDPCCGKEELTDYFSDLGIKTIGMDLIKYKNNYRCEFKKGNFINYYCSQKNTKTWDYDYYIANPPYNCHEVNFIKENKERLKNYFNEVGLHNMYSMFMSAIIDKAKNGAVIGLITNDSFFTAKNHKRLRNKILRECSIHEITMCPRGLFHNQGADVRTSILILRKGKEYQEKIVVNNRPKSIEEFKELLNGVKGNGNERLYNLQEIVLQNKKDNLEFLIECPEDIRSLFNNIRLGEKFKCVTGISTGNDKEFLSKEKSNEFTIPFYKNPGKDKFYTDRVIYLHKDFLEIEKINRNFNVRNKEVLYKSGITCSSMGVSFNACILPKNSTFGVNPNIICESEEVWWLLAYLNSSLVTYLVRGALIRSNMITSGYVSRIPLLSFTKKEKTKLSHLAKRAYKLRKQNSSIETELCHIDNIVNHVAKISNESKDLISNFKKYLVEVT; encoded by the coding sequence ATGGGAAGAAAAGAGAAAAATTTATATAAAGCAGTTGATATAAAGCATAAGGAAATTATTGATGTTAGAGAGATAGGGTATTATGCTACACCTCAATTTGTTGCAAGATATATAGGAAAAAGAATTATAGATATAAATGGTAAAGGGAAAACTTTATTTGATCCATGTTGTGGAAAAGAGGAGCTAACTGATTATTTTAGTGATTTAGGAATTAAAACCATAGGTATGGATTTAATAAAATATAAAAACAATTATAGATGTGAGTTTAAGAAAGGCAATTTTATAAATTATTATTGCTCTCAAAAAAATACAAAAACATGGGACTATGATTATTACATTGCTAATCCACCATATAATTGTCATGAGGTTAATTTTATAAAGGAGAATAAGGAGAGGCTTAAGAATTATTTCAATGAGGTTGGATTACATAATATGTACAGCATGTTCATGTCTGCCATAATAGATAAGGCAAAGAATGGGGCTGTTATTGGATTAATTACTAATGATTCATTTTTTACAGCGAAAAATCATAAGAGGCTTAGGAATAAAATTCTTAGGGAATGTTCTATACATGAAATAACCATGTGTCCTAGAGGCCTTTTTCATAATCAAGGGGCAGATGTTAGGACAAGCATACTTATTTTAAGAAAGGGAAAAGAGTATCAAGAAAAGATAGTTGTAAATAACAGGCCTAAATCCATAGAAGAATTTAAAGAGTTATTAAATGGGGTAAAAGGTAATGGTAATGAAAGGCTTTATAACTTACAAGAAATTGTATTGCAAAATAAAAAGGATAATTTAGAGTTTTTAATAGAATGTCCTGAAGATATACGGAGTTTATTTAATAATATTAGACTTGGAGAAAAGTTTAAATGCGTAACAGGGATCTCAACAGGTAATGATAAAGAGTTTTTATCTAAGGAAAAAAGCAATGAATTTACTATTCCTTTTTACAAAAATCCAGGAAAAGATAAGTTTTATACAGATAGAGTAATTTATCTACATAAAGATTTTTTAGAAATAGAAAAGATTAATAGAAATTTTAATGTTAGAAATAAAGAAGTTCTTTATAAAAGTGGTATAACCTGTTCATCTATGGGGGTTTCCTTTAATGCATGTATATTGCCTAAAAACTCCACCTTTGGAGTCAATCCTAATATAATATGTGAATCAGAAGAGGTTTGGTGGTTACTAGCTTATTTAAATTCATCCCTAGTAACTTATCTTGTTAGGGGAGCATTAATAAGAAGCAACATGATAACTTCAGGCTATGTATCTAGAATACCACTTTTAAGCTTTACTAAAAAGGAAAAAACTAAGCTTTCTCATTTAGCTAAAAGGGCTTATAAGTTAAGGAAACAAAATTCTAGTATAGAAACTGAGTTATGCCATATAGACAATATTGTTAATCATGTTGCTAAAATTTCAAATGAGTCTAAAGATTTAATTTCTAATTTCAAAAAGTACTTAGTTGAAGTTACTTAG
- the msrA gene encoding peptide-methionine (S)-S-oxide reductase MsrA gives MKKIILAGGCFWGVEEFLSRINGVVSTEVGYANGRTENPTYEDICTKNTYFAEVCLVNYDENIISLKELLAKFWTIIDPTSLNKQGNDVGSQYRTGIYYVDPSDLEEILNSKEELQKSYSKKIVTEVKPLENYYKAEEYHQKYLKKNPNGYCHIKLD, from the coding sequence ATGAAAAAAATTATATTAGCAGGTGGTTGTTTTTGGGGTGTAGAAGAATTTCTTTCTAGAATCAATGGTGTAGTAAGCACTGAAGTTGGATATGCTAATGGACGTACTGAAAATCCTACTTATGAAGATATATGCACTAAAAATACTTACTTTGCTGAAGTTTGTCTTGTAAATTATGATGAAAACATAATATCACTTAAAGAATTATTAGCTAAGTTTTGGACAATAATAGATCCAACCTCATTAAATAAACAAGGCAATGATGTTGGTAGCCAATATAGAACTGGCATTTACTATGTAGATCCTTCAGATTTAGAAGAGATTTTAAATAGTAAAGAAGAACTTCAAAAATCTTATTCAAAAAAAATAGTGACAGAGGTTAAGCCCTTAGAAAACTATTATAAAGCTGAAGAATATCATCAAAAATATCTTAAAAAGAATCCTAATGGGTACTGTCACATAAAATTAGATTAA
- a CDS encoding sugar O-acetyltransferase, which produces MAMTEKEKMILGLPYNPADPELTKGRIRARILFQKFNKLDLPDNEEKADKTFKERSSILKELLGSTGESIYMEPNFKCDYGYNISVGNNFYANFDCVMLDVCKITIGENCFFAPGVHIYTATHPIDPIERLNYEFGKPVTIGNNVWIGGHATINPGVTIGNNVVVASGAVVTKDVPDNVVVGGNPAKIIKKVCAK; this is translated from the coding sequence ATGGCTATGACAGAAAAAGAAAAAATGATATTAGGTCTGCCTTATAACCCTGCTGACCCAGAATTAACTAAAGGTAGAATTAGAGCTAGAATTTTATTTCAGAAATTTAATAAATTAGACTTACCTGATAATGAAGAGAAAGCTGATAAAACTTTTAAAGAAAGAAGTAGTATATTAAAAGAACTTTTAGGTTCAACAGGTGAAAGCATATATATGGAACCTAACTTCAAATGTGATTATGGTTATAATATATCAGTAGGTAATAACTTTTACGCAAATTTTGATTGTGTAATGCTTGATGTTTGTAAAATTACCATAGGAGAAAATTGTTTCTTTGCCCCTGGAGTTCACATTTATACAGCTACTCATCCAATTGATCCTATTGAAAGGCTAAACTATGAATTTGGTAAGCCTGTAACCATAGGTAATAATGTTTGGATTGGAGGACATGCTACAATAAATCCAGGTGTAACTATAGGAAATAATGTAGTGGTAGCCTCTGGAGCCGTTGTAACTAAGGATGTCCCTGACAATGTAGTAGTAGGTGGAAATCCAGCAAAAATAATAAAAAAAGTTTGTGCTAAATAA
- a CDS encoding staygreen family protein, translating into MFDPKMLSVEFRNGITDEKPIEGRKYTLTHNDDTGELFLTVALAYAYDKINSSARDEVFGVWKRGNNRFILKIYLYVDGNQGREEAIKRDRIFRKELPLALAAIAYGDRKFLDDNDDLLNSNIIVRFISAYEELNKIENYGTLKDYINNRMENTPNNNNNIYMEESILNDNDPLVNNFIITLLNPYIKAEITKLYKSDMYYCLKDVEVLEVFKAKADNECEFNYKIYVGVKVGTMQPAYNNLIIEFLVTPNAVSTLSVKNPR; encoded by the coding sequence ATGTTTGATCCTAAAATGTTAAGCGTTGAATTTAGAAATGGAATTACAGATGAAAAACCAATAGAGGGAAGAAAGTACACATTAACTCATAATGATGATACTGGAGAGTTATTTCTTACAGTAGCTTTAGCATATGCTTATGACAAAATAAACTCATCAGCGAGAGATGAAGTTTTTGGAGTTTGGAAAAGAGGAAACAATAGATTTATCTTAAAAATATACTTATATGTTGATGGAAATCAAGGAAGAGAAGAGGCCATAAAGAGAGATAGAATATTTAGAAAAGAGTTACCTTTAGCACTAGCTGCTATAGCATATGGAGATAGAAAGTTTTTAGATGATAATGATGATTTATTAAATAGCAATATAATAGTGAGATTTATATCTGCTTATGAAGAGCTTAATAAGATTGAAAACTATGGAACACTTAAGGATTATATTAATAATCGCATGGAAAATACACCAAACAATAATAACAATATTTATATGGAAGAGAGTATTTTAAATGATAATGATCCTTTAGTAAATAATTTTATAATCACTTTATTAAATCCATATATTAAAGCTGAAATAACAAAGTTATATAAAAGTGATATGTATTATTGTTTAAAAGATGTGGAAGTATTAGAAGTATTTAAGGCTAAGGCAGATAATGAGTGTGAATTTAACTATAAGATTTATGTTGGAGTTAAGGTAGGAACTATGCAACCTGCATATAATAACCTTATAATTGAGTTTTTAGTAACTCCAAATGCAGTAAGCACTTTAAGTGTAAAAAATCCAAGGTAA